A region of the Candidatus Neomarinimicrobiota bacterium genome:
CCCGCTACAGTACCCGTAAGAAAAGGAATCAGCAATGCACCAAGTCCCAGCCCAAAGGCAACGTAAGCATACTTATGAATAATCCTAGTTGAAGGAGAGAAACAGACAACAAAGATCAAAAGAGAAGGAATAATCCAGAGAGCGTGCTTTGCGAACCTGGATGACAGGGAAATTTCACCTGCGTGGGAAGCGATACTATAAAGGGCCAGCAAACCGAACCCGGTCAATATCAGACCAATTACGAGCCATCTTACAGAAGATTCTCCCAGCTTTGAGATAAAACGAATCATCTAAATGTCAATTGATCCTTTTTATCTTGGAAGTATTCGCGGACGATACGAGCGGCAAGAGGCGCGGCGGCAGTACCACCTTTACCCCCGTGCTCCACCAGAACCACAAGAGCAATCTTCTGATCACCTTTTTCAGCAAATCCTATAAACCAGGCGTGCAAGTCACCAAGGGGGTTCTGCGCCGATCCCGTTTTACCAAAGAAATTGACATCTGAAGCAACAAAACCCGGACTGTATGCTGTTCCATCAGGGCTGTTTACTACATCAAACATCAAGCGGCGAATCCTTGACCAAGTAGATTGTTTAAGAAACAGACGATCGCGTATCTCCCTGATTTTTGATTCACTCTCTGCTTGAATAAGTGTCAGCTTTGGGATTTCGCCCCTGGCGGCCAACAATGCCGCAAAATGCGCCATCTGAAGCGGGGTTACCAGGATATCACCCTGACCGATGGCTATATTCAGGAGATGCCCTTTTGTCCAGCCACGTTTCCCATATTTCCCGTCCATGAAAACGGTATTAGGAACGGTACCGCCATATTCTTCTGTTACCTCAACCCCTGTCTTTTGACCAAAACCAAACATCATTGCGTAACGATGCCATGAATCGAGCTTAATGCGCTGAACAAGCTGATAGAAGTAAATGTTACAAGATTCTACTATCGCTCTCGATAGATTCACGACTCCGTGGCCTTCCTCTTTCCAACAGCCGTAAAATCGATCACCGTAGTGATAAGTTCCTGAACAGGAAACGGTCCAGCCGGGATTAACCAATCCTTCCTCAAGAGCAGTAATAGTAGTAATGAGCTTCATAGCTGAACCGGGAGGATATATACCCTGTACGGCTCTATTAAAGAGCGGTTTGTTGCCGTCCCCGGTGTATTTTCTCCACACCTCAGGTTCCATAAAACCAGCGAAATCCTCCAGTTGATAGTCCGGCTTACTCACCATAGCCAACACTTGACCCTTCACAGCATCAAGAACAATTGCCGACCCAATCTTGCCCTCCATGATATATTCAATATTACCTTGGAGATTTCCGTCAACAGTCAGATGGATATCTTCGCCGGGTACCGCTGGAATAGGCGGTCTTTCTTTGACCGTACCGACTTGTCTGCCGTACGCATCCACCTGTTGAAAATAGGTGCCTTTCTTCCCGCGGAGTACAGATTCGAACTCTTTCTCTATTCCCTGAGCACCGATAAAATCGCCAGGCAAATAGTCCGGACCATCAAGTTCACTGCGGGCAATCTCGCGTAGATAACCGAGCAGGTGAGAAGCTCTAACTCTTTCCAGTTTAGGATAATAACGGACGGGGAATTCAGAATAGATAACGCCGGGGAGCTGATTCTTGTGTTCTTCTACCAGACTTAATCTTTCTATGGGGACATCGCGTGCGATGCGAGCCGGGAGGAAGCGGCCTCTATAGTATTTATTAAGATTCTCAATTACTTCGGCACTGTTCATTTCGAGATAGCTGGCAACAATCTTCAACTCCCGATCTTTATCAACTATTTCATCCCTGATAATAGAAATAGTGTAAACTGACCGATTCGCTACCAGAATATTCCCGTACTTGTCTAGAACTTTCCCTCGAGGAGCATAGGTGGTGATGGGACGGACGCGATTATATTCTGACAGCTCAAAGAATTTGTCGTACCGATAGATTTGA
Encoded here:
- the mrdA gene encoding penicillin-binding protein 2, with product MLKSEIYVTTGKRNVVYGVAAALFALLITKFFILQIYRYDKFFELSEYNRVRPITTYAPRGKVLDKYGNILVANRSVYTISIIRDEIVDKDRELKIVASYLEMNSAEVIENLNKYYRGRFLPARIARDVPIERLSLVEEHKNQLPGVIYSEFPVRYYPKLERVRASHLLGYLREIARSELDGPDYLPGDFIGAQGIEKEFESVLRGKKGTYFQQVDAYGRQVGTVKERPPIPAVPGEDIHLTVDGNLQGNIEYIMEGKIGSAIVLDAVKGQVLAMVSKPDYQLEDFAGFMEPEVWRKYTGDGNKPLFNRAVQGIYPPGSAMKLITTITALEEGLVNPGWTVSCSGTYHYGDRFYGCWKEEGHGVVNLSRAIVESCNIYFYQLVQRIKLDSWHRYAMMFGFGQKTGVEVTEEYGGTVPNTVFMDGKYGKRGWTKGHLLNIAIGQGDILVTPLQMAHFAALLAARGEIPKLTLIQAESESKIREIRDRLFLKQSTWSRIRRLMFDVVNSPDGTAYSPGFVASDVNFFGKTGSAQNPLGDLHAWFIGFAEKGDQKIALVVLVEHGGKGGTAAAPLAARIVREYFQDKKDQLTFR